In Flavobacteriales bacterium, the following are encoded in one genomic region:
- a CDS encoding molybdopterin-dependent oxidoreductase has translation MTKKNHTLIERIAEKIGAIPNLHEERDPVLDRMTQTDLDKFPPMDQWDHWEEYEAKAWPKKEKKAYTIVPTTCFNCESACGLTAYIDKEEGTIRKFEGNPYHPGSRGRNCAKGPATINQITDPERILYPLKRKGKRGEGGWERVSWDEALDTIATRIRKALKEKRNNEIAYHVGRPGHEGYANRVLQSWGVDGHNSHTNICSSGARFGYNIWYGHDRPSPDHANAKFILLVSAHLESGHYFNPHAQRIIEGKMKGAKLATMDPRLSNTASMSDYWLPTYPGTEAAMLLAMAKIILEEGLYNRTYMEKWVNWQEYLEKRHPSIEVGFENFIQKMIEEYAEFTPEYAEKETGVKAETIREVAILIGEAGERFASHNWRSAGSGNL, from the coding sequence ATGACGAAGAAGAATCACACACTGATAGAACGGATAGCCGAGAAGATAGGAGCCATCCCGAATCTCCATGAGGAACGCGACCCCGTCCTCGACCGTATGACTCAGACCGATCTGGACAAATTCCCTCCTATGGACCAGTGGGATCACTGGGAAGAATATGAGGCCAAGGCCTGGCCTAAGAAGGAGAAGAAAGCATACACCATCGTTCCTACGACATGTTTCAATTGTGAGAGTGCCTGTGGTCTGACTGCGTATATCGACAAGGAGGAAGGCACCATCAGAAAATTCGAGGGGAATCCCTATCACCCGGGGAGCCGGGGCCGAAATTGCGCCAAAGGTCCGGCCACTATCAATCAGATCACCGATCCGGAGCGCATCCTCTATCCGCTGAAGAGAAAAGGCAAACGTGGTGAAGGAGGATGGGAACGGGTCTCTTGGGATGAGGCTCTGGATACCATTGCAACACGTATCCGCAAAGCGCTCAAGGAGAAACGCAATAACGAGATCGCATACCATGTGGGCCGACCGGGCCATGAGGGCTATGCCAATCGTGTACTCCAGTCATGGGGAGTAGATGGGCACAACAGCCACACCAATATCTGTAGTTCTGGAGCGCGTTTCGGATACAATATCTGGTACGGTCACGACCGTCCAAGCCCGGATCATGCCAATGCCAAATTCATCCTACTCGTCTCTGCACATTTGGAAAGTGGGCACTATTTCAATCCACATGCCCAGCGGATCATAGAGGGCAAGATGAAGGGCGCCAAGCTGGCCACCATGGACCCTCGCCTATCCAATACCGCGAGCATGTCAGACTACTGGCTACCGACCTATCCCGGTACCGAGGCAGCCATGCTGCTCGCCATGGCCAAGATCATCCTGGAAGAAGGCCTTTACAATAGGACCTATATGGAGAAATGGGTCAATTGGCAGGAATATCTGGAAAAACGTCATCCAAGTATCGAGGTCGGCTTTGAGAACTTCATCCAGAAGATGATCGAGGAGTATGCTGAATTCACTCCAGAATATGCCGAGAAAGAGACCGGTGTCAAGGCCGAGACCATACGCGAAGTGGCCATACTCATCGGAGAAGCCGGTGAGCGATTCGCCTCGCACAACTGGCGTAGTGCCGGTAGTGGAAACCT